The following proteins are co-located in the Salmo trutta unplaced genomic scaffold, fSalTru1.1, whole genome shotgun sequence genome:
- the LOC115182698 gene encoding histone H2A — protein sequence MSGRGKTGGKARAKAKTRSSRAGLQFPVGRVHRLLRKGNYAERVGAGAPVYLAAVLEYLTAEILELAGNAARDNKKTRIIPRHLQLAVRNDEELNKLLGGVTIAQGGVLPNIQAVLLPKKTEKAVKAK from the coding sequence ATGAGCGGAAGAGGCAAAACCGGAGGCAAGGCCAGGGCCAAGGCAAAGACACGTTCATCCCGTGCCGGACTCCAGTTCCCCGTGGGCCGTGTGCACAGGCTGCTGCGCAAAGGCAACTACGCCGAGCGTGTGGGCGCTGGCGCACCAGTATACCTGGCCGCCGTGCTCGAGTACCTGACTGCTGAGATCCTGGAGTTGGCCGGCAACGCTGCCCGTGACAACAAGAAGACTCGTATCATCCCCCGTCACCTGCAGCTGGCGGTCCGTAACGACGAGGAGCTGAACAAACTGCTTGGCGGCGTGACCATTGCCCAGGGTGGTGTGCTGCCCAACATCCAGGCAGTGCTGCTCCCCAAGAAGACTGAGAAGGCCGTCAAAGCCAAGTAA
- the LOC115182695 gene encoding LOW QUALITY PROTEIN: histone H1-like (The sequence of the model RefSeq protein was modified relative to this genomic sequence to represent the inferred CDS: deleted 1 base in 1 codon): MAEVAPAPAAAAPAKAPKKKAAAKPKKAGPSVGELIVKAVSASKERSGVSLAALKKSLAAGGYDVEKNNSRVKIAVKSLVTKGTLVQTKGTGASGSFKLNKKAVEAKKPAKKAAAPKAKKVAAKKPAAAKKPKKVAAKKAVAAKKSPKKAKKPATPKKAAKSPKKVKKPAAAAKKAAKSPKKATKAAKPKAAKPKAAKAKKAAPKKK; this comes from the exons ATGGCAGAAGTCGCACCAGCACCCGCCGCCGCCGCGCCGGCCAAGGCACCCAAGAAGAAGGCAGCAGCCAAGCCCAAGAAAGCGGGACCCAGCGTAGGGGAGCTCATCGTCAAGGCGGTGTCCGCCTCCAAGGAGAGGAGCGGCGTGTCCCTGGCCGCGCTCAAGAAGAGTCTGGCGGCAGGCGGCTACGACGTGGAGAAGAACAACTCCCGTGTCAAGATCGCCGTCAAGAGCCTCGTCACCAAGGGCACCCTGGTCCAGACCAAGGGCACCGGTGCCTCCGGCTCCTTCAAGCTCAACAAGAAAGCCGTCGAGGCAAAGAAGCCCGCCAAGAAAGCCGCAGCCCCCAAAGCAAAGAAGGTGGCCGCCAAGAAGCCCGCCGCGGCGAAGAAGCCCAAGAAGGTAGCAGCCAAGAAGGCCGTCGCCGCAAAGAAGTCCCCCAAGAAGGCCAAGAAGCCCGCTACA CCAAAAAAGGCCGCCAAGAGCCCAAAGAAGGTGAAGAAGCCCGCCGCAGCGGCCAAGAAGGCGGCCAAGAGCCCCAAGAAGGCTACCAAGGCAGCGAAGCCCAAAGCCGCCAAGCCCAAGGCAGCCAAGGCCAAGAAGGCAGCCCCCAAGAAGAAGTAA